In Chiroxiphia lanceolata isolate bChiLan1 unplaced genomic scaffold, bChiLan1.pri scaffold_52_arrow_ctg1, whole genome shotgun sequence, the following proteins share a genomic window:
- the LOC116781672 gene encoding zinc finger protein 2-like — protein MLLTHWHTHTGEQPYMCGECGKSFSHRSSLMRHRNIHTREHLYTCLECGQIFSRRSHLIGHQIIHTGERPHKCLECGKSFRRSSHLIGHQRSHTGERPHKCLECGKSFSDSSTLHNHQRIHTGERPHKCLECGKSFSCNSHLNLHQKTHTGERPYKCLECGKRFLTSSHLLRHQQMHREERPFHCTDCGKSFKDNSMLVTHQRIHTGERPYQCEECGKSFTRSSHLVRHRRIHSGERPYKCDECGKSFTQSSNLTTHQRTHQ, from the coding sequence ATGCTCCTCACCCACTGGCACACCCACACGGGGGAACAGCCCTACatgtgtggggaatgtgggaagagcttcagtcACAGGTCCAGCCTGATGCGCCACCGGAACATCCACACCCGAGAGCATCTCTACACATGCTTGGAATGTGGGCAGATCTTCAGCCGGAGATCCCACCTGATTGGGCACCAGATCATCCACACCGGTGAACGGCCCcacaagtgcttggaatgtgggaagagcttcaggcgGAGCTCTCACCTGATTGGCCACCAGCGCAGCCACACGGGGGAACGGCCCcacaagtgcttggaatgtgggaagagcttcagcgACAGCTCCACCCTCCACAaccaccagcgcatccacaccGGGGAACGGCCCcacaagtgcttggaatgtgggaagagcttcagctgCAACTCCCACTTAAACTTGCACCAGAAGACtcacactggggaacggccctacaagtgcttggaatgtgggaagaggtttctgACCAGCTCACATCTCCTCAGGCATCAGCAAATGCACAGGGAGGAGAGGCCCTTCCACTGCACTgactgtgggaagagcttcaaggACAACTCCATGCTCGTCACCCACCAacgcatccacactggggagagACCCTACCAGTGTGAGGAGTGTGGGAAGAGTTTCACCCGCAGCTCCCACCTTGTCAGGCACCGGCGCATCCACAGCGGGGAGAGACCCTACAAGTGTGatgagtgtgggaagagcttcactCAGAGCTCTAACTTGACCACACATCAACGGACCCACCAGTAA
- the LOC116781660 gene encoding zinc finger protein 436-like, translating to MHTEEQPYKCQKCGKSFGRNFHLKRHQMIHMGEQPYTCGKCGKSFSDQSNLITHQRLHTKERPYKCPECGKSFSVRSNLICHQKIHSGEQPYECLKCWKMFLTSSHLLLHCQTHTGERPFLCTRCGKSFTRSSHLVTHWRIHSGERPYTSDKCGKSFRQRCCSSIPGEQGQGRTGLASPS from the exons ATGCACACTGAGGAACagccctacaa GTGTCagaaatgtgggaagagcttcgGCCGGAACTTTCACCTGAAGCGCCACCAGATGATCCACATGGGGGAACAGCCCTACACGTGTgggaaatgtgggaagagcttcagtgaCCAGTCCAACCTCATCACCCACCAGCGCCTGCACACAAAGGAACGGCCCTATAAGTGCCctgagtgtgggaagagcttcagcgTCAGGTCCAACCTGATCTGCCACCAGAAGATCCACAGTGGGGAACAGCCCTACGAGTGTCTCAAGTGTTGGAAGATGTTTCTGACCAGCTCACATCTCCTCCTGCATTGTCAAACACACACAGGGGAGAGACCCTTCCTCTGCACCcgctgtgggaagagcttcacccGCAGCTCCCACCTCGTCACCCACTGGCGCATCCACAGCGGGGAGAGGCCCTACACGTCTGAcaagtgtgggaagagcttcaggcagAG gtgctgcagcagcatccccggggaacagggacagggcaggaccGGGCTGGCATCACCCTCCTGA